GCTAGAATGATAGAAACTTCTTTAAAAGAAGTGAGCTGGGGTGTGGTGGAGGCTTCTTTGGCAATGGGAGCCAGTACCTGGCAGATTATTCGTAAAGTGTTATTACCCGAAGCCCTACCCGGTATTATTTTAGGTACGACCATTACTGCCATAGCTGTGATTGGTTATTCTGCAATGGCAGGTGTCGTGGGAGGAGGTGGCCTCGGGGACCTGGCGATTCGTTACGGTTATATGCGTTTTGATGCGGTGGTAATGGTAACCACCGTAGTTATCTTGATTATTATGGTGCAAATTATTCAATCCCTGGGAAACATATTTGCCGATAAATTTAATAAAAACTAGGAGGAGTTAAAATGAAAAAGAAGTTTGCATTTTTGGTTGCCTGCTTACTGACCTTGAGCTTGGTTCTGGCCGGTTGTGGTGGCGAAACAAAGGAAAAAACCGAAGCCCCCGGCAAAGACGCTAAAATATTAAAGGTGGGTGCTACCCCAGTTCCCCATGCAGAAATTTTAAAAGTTGTTAAGCCCATTCTAGAAAAGGACGGTATTCAATTAGAGATTGTTGAGTTTAATGATTATGTACAGCCCAATCTGGCTCTCAATGACAAGCAACTGGATGCCAACTACTTCCAACACCTTCCCTACCTCGAAGATTTTAATAAACAGAAGGGCCTGGAACTTTCCTATACAGCTAAAATTCACTTTGAGCCAATGGGTCTTTTCTCCAGAAATGTTAAAGCTGTTAGTGATTTCAAAGAAGGCGACAAAATCGGTATTCCCAATGACCCAACCAACGGCGGCAGGGCACTGGCTGTTTTAGAAAAGGCCGGTCTACTGAAGCTTAAAGAAGGTGTTGGCATCAATGCCACCGTACGGGATATTGTAGAGAAAAAAGTTGAAGTAATTGAACTGGAAGCTGCTCAATTGCCCCGTTCCGTAGATGATCTGGCCGGCGCTGTGATTAACGGTAACTTTGCTGTACAGGCTAAATTTGTTCCCACCGATGCTCTGGTGGCTGAAGATGCTAAGTCCGAGGCTGCGGACACCTTCGGTAATATTTTAGCCATCCGCAAGGGTGATGAAAATCGTGAAGAGATTAAAAAACTTACTGAAGCCCTGAAGAGTGCTGAAGTTAAGAAATTCATTGAAGATACCTACAAAGGTGCTGTTGTTGCTACCTTCTAATACAATAAAGGTGTAAAGGCTCCCGAGTTTCGGGGGCCTTTACTTTGTACAAATATTTAGCTATTCACGTTATCACCGCTTATGAATGCGACATTTCTCTACAAAGTTTATTGATGGTACTGCTCTCAATGCGGGAGATAAAGGAGCGGGATATATCTAGCCTCTTACCCACCTCCCGTTGGGTCAACTCTCTTTCACCCTCCAGACCATATCGTAATTTAATGACGATTTTCTCTCTGGGATTAAGTGTTTGAAGGGCCTTTTCCAACCTCTCCACATCCAAGCTTTTCTCCACCAGTTCATCCACCGGGATTTCGTTATTGGCCAGGGTATCCTGCAACTCCAAAGGACTGCCGTCTTTATCAAAATCCAGAGGTTCAGAAATAGAGATGGTATTTCGCTCACTTTTCTGCTTGCGCAACATCATTAGCATTTCATTTTGAATGCAAACACCAGCATAGGTGGAAAACTTTCTCGCCTTCTTTATATCAAAGGTATCTACACCTTTAATTAAACCAATGACCCCCACTTGAAACAAATCTTGCTTATCGACACCGCTATCTTTCAACTTATTGGCAATCTTAGCAACCAATCGCAAATTCCTTTCGATCAGAATCGTTTTAGCTAACTTATCTCCGGTTGCCATTTTTAATAATAACTCCCTTTCTTCTTCCGGGGATAAAGGATCCGGTAAACTGCCGGAAGAAATATAAGAAACCAGAATTGCTATACCATTGAGAATAGTAAGGGCAAGTAACGTAACAATGCCAGTGATCAATGATCATCCCTCCGTAACAAAAATAGTTATCTACTCTATGCTACGAAGCAGCCTTAGGAAAAGTGCATGTTCAACACAAAAAAATTTGATAGAAAGTTCTGGTGAAGGATTTAATTTATTTTTATGGAACAAAATAAGAGAGAAATTGAATAGAGGTGGAATTTATGAAGAGAATACAGTTAACCGTTTTCTCAGATTATGCTTGACCTTTTTGTTACATCGGCAAAGGTATTGTCGAAAAATTGTCCAGAGAATATCCCTTGGATATTACTTGGGTAGGTTATGAACTTCGTCCGGAAAGAGCAGCGGAGGGAGAAAAATTAAGTAATATACTGCCCGGCGCAGATTTAAAGCAGGTCTTTGCTCATTATAACCAAGCTGCTTTAGAGTATGGTATCTCAATAAATCAGGTTGATTTTTTACCCAACACGCATATGGCTTTAATGGCCACAGAATTTGCTAAGGATCTTGATATGTTTGAAGAGTTTCATAGCCTTGTTTTTAAGTCTTTTTTTACCGAAGGGAGGGATATTGGCAACTCCAAGGTAGTGGTTGATTTACTGGTCTCTCTGAATGTTCCCCGGGAAAAGGCTGCTGCCATCTTAAATGATCCAGTTTACTCTGACAGGGTAAAGAAAAATAGAAATGACGCTGTAAATTTTGTGGCTGGTTTACCCACTTTTATCATTGAAAACAAGAAAAAAATTGTCGGAGCGCAACCTTTGAATGTTTTTAGGAATATTCTTGATAGCTATCATTAATACTATGCACTGAATTTCACTTAATTGTTAATTTTTCTTTAAATACTTACATATTTTTAACATTCCGCCACACCATGTGATATACTCTTTCATGGACTAGATTAAAATATCTCCTTGGGGGGGACTATATGTTTTTTAAGAAAACTGATATCTTCTTTGAAACCTTTAAAGCCATTGCAGAAAATATTACTAGGGCCGCAGAGGATTTTAGTGCCGAGATACATAACCCTAGTAGTGACAAAAGGGGGTTAACAAACCTACAAAATTATGAAAAAACTGGGGATCGTTATACTCATACCATTATAAAAGAGTTAAACAAGACCTTTGTTACACCCTTGGAACGAGAAGATATCATGAATTTGGCCGTAAAGCTGGACGACATTCTTGATGGCATTGAAGCTACGATGATCCGCATGGATATCTATGACATTAAGGATATGAATATCTTTATTAAGCGTAATACAGAAATCATTTTGGAGCAATGCCAAGAGGTCGAAAAGTCCATTGGCAAACTGGTCACCAAAAGGTTTTTGGAAATTCGTACTCACGCTGTGAGGATTAATGAACTGGAGAATGAAGCTGACCATCTCTTTAACAATAGCCTAAGAGAGTTAGTGGCCTCCTGTAATGACGCCATTCAGTTTATCAAGTATAAGCAGATTTACGAGATGCTTGAAGAAGTCACCGATGCCTGTGAAGACGTGGCAAACATTCTTGAGAGCATTCTTATGCGAAATTCCTAATTAAGGAAGGCAGATTATGGAACAACAGATTGTTATTATTGCCGTTGTCGTCTTAGCGTTAAGTTTTGACTTTATTAACGGGTTTCACGACACTGCCAATGCAATTGCTACATCTATTTCCACCAAAGCCCTTAAGCCCAGAACCGCCATTGTTCTTGCCGCTTGTATGAATTTATTGGGTGCACTCACCTTTACTGGTGTTGCTAAAACCGTGGGTGGCAAAGTAGCAAATCCCGCTAACATTGAACACGGGGTTTATGTTGTGGCAGCAGCCCTGATAGCAGCCATTATTTGGAATTTAATTACTTGGTATTATGGTATTCCCAGTAGTTCATCCCACGCTTTGATCGGTTCCTTAGCAGGTTCCGTTATTGCCGCAGCAGGGTTTACTGCCGTTAATTTTAAAGGCTTCCTAACTATTATTGAGGGTCTTATTTTATCCCCTTTACTTGCCTTTACCGTGGGCTATATTATTATGTCTATTATTCGTATGATATTTGCTAATGTTTCGCCCCATAAATTAAACTCTAATTTTAGATTTTTACAGGTTTTTACAGCTGCCTTCCAAGCCTTTAGCCACGGCACCAACGATGCTCAAAAAACAATGGGTATTATTACCTTTGCATTGGTTGCAGGCGGGTTTCAAGAAAGCTTAGATGTGGCTCTGTGGGTAAAGGTTTCTGCTGCAATGGCAATGGCCCTAGGTACCTCCGTTGGTGGTTGGCGTATTATTAAAACTGTAGGTTCAAAAATTATCAAATTTGAACCGGCCAGTGGTTTTGCCTCAGACCTGACATCTGCCCTAGTTATTACTGGTGCTACATTAATTAAATTGCCGGTTTCCACCACCCACGTGATTAGTTCTGCTATTATGGGCGTTGGTTCAGCTAAAAGATTCTCTTCTGTGCAGTGGGGGACCGCTGTAACGATGGTTTCTGCTTGGATCATCACCTTACCGATTACAATGATTCTAGCTTCATTAACCTTTATTATTGTAAGAGCTTTACTTCTATAACGGAAATTGTTTGCAACCTATTGTTTACCAAAGTAGGTTACAATCCAAAGACCGCCCCGATTTATTCGGTGGCGGTCTTTTAATATGTTAATGGTTCTTCTGAAGCGATCGTGGGTTTTTTGTCCACCGTCCATACTTATAAGGGTATTGATTTGAGGGCATAGGGTACAAGCTGTTTTATCAAATTAATATAAACATTTTTGGTGACACTGATCTATTCTTGATTCTATCTGGTAACTCTCTAATTTGAACTGCATATGCTGTTAGCGGAGGTGTTTCCCATGGATATATTCCCAAATTTTAAGCAACCTTTGTTTCATGTTCCTTCCCAAAGGCCCTGCATCTCCCTGGGTGGTTGCCTTACCAGTAAGTTGGTTACCGCCAAGTTTAATAATGGGATGGTCCTATCCATTCGCTTAGCAGAACTGATTCCCAATGAATTGACGAACTGTGCCCACTGTGGCAATCCTGTGAAACCGGACCAGAAGGGAGTTTGTAAGAAGTGTCGTACTCCCCTCTGCCCATCCTGTGGTAAGTGTAATTGTTAATGACTCCTATCGAAAGGAGTTTCTTTTTTCATAATAATTTTGCTCGAAATGGGCATCACTTACTATAGAGCTTTCTATGAGGAGGACACCTATGAGCGAATACCTTGGAAACAAAGAAGCCAAACAGCAAATGCTAAAGACCATTATTAAAGACCTGCATCAAGGAAAGGATTTTAATCAGGTTAAAGCTGATTTTCAAAACCTTATTAAGGATATTGATGCCAGCGAAATTGCAAATATGGAGCAGGCCTTGATTGGTGAGGGTATGAATCCCGAAGAAATTACCAAACTCTGTGATGTACACGCTGCGGTATTCCGGGACGCCCTGGAAGAAAATGAAAAGCCAAATTTGATTCTTGGTCATCCCATGTACACCATAAAGCATGAAAATGAAGAAATCAAAAAGGCTCTGGAGGAACTGGATAACTATTTTTCATCTAACCAAATGGATGCATTTAAAGATCGCCTATCCTTCTTCCGGGATAACCTGGACAGGCACTACTCAAAAAAAGAAAACATCCTCTTCCCTTACCTTGAGAGACACAACATTACCGGGCCACCATCGGTTATGTGGTCGGTGGATGATGAGATCCGGGATATGGGCAAAATCCTTTTGACAAGGGTAAAGGAAGGCGATGCTGGAGCTATTAAAACAGCCTATGAAACCATGAAAAATAAAATATCAGAAATGATTTTTAAGGAAGAAAACATTCTAACCCCCATGCTGCTGGAAACTTTGACAGAGGAAGAATGGGCAGAAATCAAACAGGAGGATGAGGAGTTCGGTGTGGTTTTTTCTAAACCCCATGGGAACTTCTGGCAACCGAAGGCCGTTACGACAAAAAATATTTCCTTTGAACCCACCGGTGAGGCACTGTCTCTGGATACAGGCTTTCTGACTCTGGAACAAATCAACACCATCCTTACCAACATACCCATCGATATTACCTTTGTAGATAAGGACGATACAGTAAGATACTTTTCCCAAGGCAGAGAGCGTATCTTTGTTCGTACCAAATCCATTATTGGAAGGAAAGTGCAAAATTGCCACCCACCTGATAGTGTTCATATGGTGGAAAAAATCTTATCCGACTTTAAGCATGGCAAACATAGTACTGCTGAGTTCTGGTTGGAACTGGCTGAAAAATTTATTCACATTCGCTACTTTGCCCTACGGGATGAACAGGGTCATTATGTGGGTACAATGGAAGTAAGTCAGGATGTTACCGGTATCCGGTCCCTAGAAGGCGAAAGGCGGTTATTACAGTATGAGGACTAACCATCTATGTAAATATTTACCTGATATTTTTTCTCCCCTATTTCTTTACTTTTCACTTAATATTCAATATAATCTAAATAAGGGGAGCGCCTGAAGTTAAGTAGTAAGAACTGACACGGATTTTGTTTCACGAGGTTTTCTGTGAAGTATACTGTGATTAAAGGTTTTGCTAGTTAAGTCTGGTTGTAGTTCCCTATTTGAGTTTCTATTAGGTCGATTATTCATAAGGTTGTGTGTATGTAGGTTTATTTTTGTTTTTGGCGTTCCCCAAATAAGGAAACCCGGGCTATCCCGGGTTTTCTCTTTTTTTACAGACTGTATTCCTCAATCTCTTCTAACACCTGGTCTACATTTTTGGAGATATTTAATTCTTTTAACACTCTTTGCCATATTTCCCTTTGACAGTCCTCTTTTTTCCAGCCATACTCTTGAAGAGCTTGATAGCCATAATCTTTGACCGCATCTTCCTCCGGCATAAAATATATATCCTCTGAACGGTTTTCAACTTTAGCCGAGGAAACCAAGTTTATATCTAAGATAAAAGCTTCTCCGTCAAGGTAAATTTCAGTCCAATGGTGAGGAAATTCCCTTCCCTCAAAGCTAACCGTTCCCCTTTGAATAAAAACATCATAATCCTTTAAGAGAAGTAACCCATAAAGGATGGAACAAGACTTTCTATCTAAGTCGATATTAAGAAACCTTTCTTCTTTTAGTATGTTTTTTACGGCTGATGCCATATCCAATATCTGTTTTACTTGATCCAACTGACAAAACACTGCTCTCTCTCTCCTTTTGTGGCCTCGTATTTTTATTATCTTAACATAAGTTCCTTTGATCAACCGTTCATACCCTAGGAATAAGCTATTTTTTGTTTATCATTAGTAGAAATTATTGATCCAAAGCATGCCGGGCATAATATGAAAGGACAATAGAACCGGGGGAGCTTTAATTATGCTAAAAAAATATATATCCAGGGCAGATGGGACATTGGTAGAAACGGAAAACATTGAGACAGGCTCCTGGATTAGTATCGTAAATCCAGAAGAAAAAGAAATTGCACAGATTCTCACTCTGTTAAATATCGAACATGAATTTATCCCAGATGCCTTAGACGAGGCAGAAACACCTAGAATTGAACGAAAAGATCATTATATTTGGATTATTATTGATATCCCGGTGACCGTTAGCAAGCAAAGGAACGCCCTTTTATATGATACCATTCCTCTCACAATTATTGTTACAGAGAATTATTTTGTAACAATAACTTTAAGGGAAAATGACATTATTCAAGACTTTATTCAAAAAAAAGTTCAAGGGTTTTATACCTTTAAAAAAACTCGCTTTGTATTACAAATACTTTATGTGATAGCAACCTACTATTTGAAATACCTGAGACAAATTAATCAGAAAACTAATAAAATTGAAGAAGAATTGCACCAGTCCATGCGAAATGAAGAATTGTACTCCCTTTTGAGTTTGAGTAAAAGCCTAGTTTATTTTACGACCTCCTTAAAAGCAAACGAAATGGTAATGGAAAAGATGCTACGGAATAACTATCTTAAGATGTATGAAGATGATAAGGAAATTTTAGAAGATGCCATAATTGAAAATAAGCAGGCCATAGAAATGGCCCACATTTACAGTAATGTTTTGAGTGGTATGATGGATGCCTTTGCTTCGGTCATTTCAAACAATGTAAACATTGTTATGAAGTTTTTAACTTCCATTACCATCATTCTGGCAGTGCCCACAATGATAGCAAGTTTCTTTGGTATGAATGTGGTGCTACCCCTAAAGGAATATCCCTATGCCTTTACTGGCATCATTCTATTCTGTATTTTGCTCTCCTTTATTATAGGTTTAATCTTTACCAGGAAAAGATATCTTTAGAAAAAATAAAATATAAGTTATTTTTTTTGTACCAATAATTACTTTCTAATTGTGACAAGATAATCTAGGGTTGGTGATAAGATGACATTAAAAAATATTTTTGGCAAATGGAAGAGGGCTAAAAATTTAATACAACAACAGATACTTACCGGGGCAGAAGAGGGTGACGGCTTAAGTGGTAACCTCAACAAGGATGAGCAAGTCATTTTTCAAGGTCTCAGTGGTAGTAGCGATATCATCCGACGCAGGATTTTAATTGGCAGTACGCCAGCGGTTTTAATTTATATTGAAGGTATCATTGATAATGATGTAATCCATAAAGATGTATTGAACAGGTTACAACGGGTAAAGGAAATACCCAGCATGACCGTAGGGGCACTGGATTTTATTGCCCAAAAAGTATTATCCACCTCTACAGTTAAAAAGACCACGTTGTTGGCGAATATGTTAGTGGAAGTATTAACTGGCAATGCTGTTTTACTAATAGAAGGTAACAAGCAGGTATTGATTGTTGAAGTCAAAGGCGGTGAGAGAAGAAATATTACGGAACCAGTAACCGAACGTACGATGCGTGGTTCCAGAGAGGGCTTTATCGAGGATATTGCGGTAAATTTAGCCCTTGTTAGAAGAAAAATAGTATCCACCAAGCTAGCTATTGAAGTTACCAGAATTGGGCAACGTAGCAGAACTAAAGTGGCACTGGCATATATGTCTGATATAGCTGACCCCAAGATTGTACAGGAAGTTCGCCACCGTATTTCTCAAATTAATACTGATGTTATTCTGGAAGCAGGTTATATTGAAAGATTTATTGAAGATCATCCCTGGAGCCTGTTTCCACAGGTATTTGGTACCGAACGCCCTGATCGGGTGGTGGCAAATTTACTGGAGGGTCGGGTAGCCATTCTGATTGACGGTACTCCCTATGTTTTGGTTGTACCCACCCTTTTTATCCAGTTTTTGCAGGGCAGCGAGGATTATAATGAACGGTTAATTGTTGGATCATTGGCCCGCACAACCAGGTATTTTGCTTTTTTGCTTACTACTACCCTTACTGCTATTTATATCGCTTTAGTTACCTTTCACCATTCTCTGTTACCTACAGACTTATTGCTGGCAGTGGCGGAAGCCAGGCAGAAGGTACCCTTTTCTGCCCTGGCAGAAGCCATGTTTATGGAAATTGTGGTTGAGATTTTGCGGGAAGCGGGATTGCGCCTGCCGCAAACAGTGGGACAAACCCTTGGTGTGGTAGGCGGTATTGTACTGGGACAGGCGGTTATTCAGGCTAATTTGGTGAGTCCTTTAATGGTGGTGGTGGTTGCCCTGTCAGCCATTAGTTCCTTTGTATTTCCCAATTACAGTATGGCGCTAGCCATTAGACTGATTAAGTTTCCCCTGATGATTCTGGCCTCCATATTTGGTGCTTTGGGTATAGCGGTGGGCTGGGTGTTTTTTACTATTCACTTAGCTTCTATGGAGAGTTTCGGGATACCCTATTTGGCACCACTGGCACCCACACGCTATGCTGATTTGGGAGATACCATGGTGGTTTCAAACCTTTGGAAACACAAAAAACGACCTGCTTCTATTCCTCATGTAAATAACCGGCGCATGGGGGATACTCCCCAGGAGTGAGTTTAATGAAAAATTATAGTAATGTAATGACCAGTAAACAATTACTTTTTACTGTTGTCAGCATTACCATTGGGGTGGGGATATTAACCCTACCGGAAGCGGTGGGAAAAAGTGCTCAACAGGATGCGTGGATATCCCTGCTTATTGGAGGTTCATTGCCCCTAGCAGGTATATTTTTGGTTAATTTAATTGGCAGTAGATTTCCTGACTTAACTCTGGCGGAATATGCAGAAAAGATATTGGGTAAATGGTTGGGTAAACTATTATCATTGATTTTTGTGTTTTATGGACTTGTCTACGCTGCCATAATTACCAGGTTGTTTGTTGGTATGTTAAAGAATTATTTATTTCCCGTAACTCCTGTGTGGGTACTGGGGGCACTAGTTTTTTCACTTATTGCTTATTTAGTTTCCAAAGACGCCCGGGTTTTAGGGCGGGTAAATGAATTGATGTTTTATGAGGCGCTGGTTTTATATGTGGCGTTATTATTAGCTATACCAAATTTTGATTATAACTTTATTCGACCAGTGGGCCATGCCGGGATGATGAATATCCTAAAGGGAACATCGGAGACATTTTTAGCTTTACTTGGTGTGGAATTTTTAATGGTATTTTATCCTATGGTACAGAATAAAAAAGAATTTGTTAAAGCAAGTGTAACAGGACTTGTCATAGTCATGTTTATTTATTTAACTTTAGTTTTGGTTGTACTGGGTGTCTTTGGGCCAGTGATCATAGGCCAGTTGAGGTTTGCTTTAATGGTTTTATTAAAAACCTATACTGCACCGTTAATTGAGAGGGCAGAGTTCTTTTTTGTTATTTTCTATGTGTTTATAGCCTTTCGCCCCATAGGTAACATGTACTTTGCCAGTCGTTATACAGCGGAAAGAATATTTGGTGTCAATGCCCCTGGTCTTATGACGGTAATATTGCTTCCCCTCGTATTTACATTTTTTTTGTTTCCTAAAAATTTTGAGCAGACAGTAGCCATTAGTACCATGATTGGGTATGGAGGAATTGGCTTTTTAATTGTTATGCCTTTGATTTTATGGTTAATTGCTGTGATACGGGGGATTGGAAGCAAAAAGGAATGATTGAAAATACCACATACAGAGGATGTTTACGAGGTTAAGATGAGAAAAAATGCCAATGTTATCACCAGTAAACAGCTGATTTTTATTATTGTCAGTTCCACCGTAGGGGTAGGTATTTTAACCCTGGCTGACTCGGCGGGCGAAGTGGCTCAACAGGATGCCTGGATATCGGTGGCCATGGGAGCCTTGCTACCACTGGTGGGGCTAGTTGCCATTGTTTTAAATTGCAGCAAGTTTCCTGGGTTAACCCTGGCGGAATATAGCGAAAGGATATTGGGTAAATGGTTGGGTAAACTAATTTCGCTGGTCTTTGTATTTTATACCATTGTTACTGCTGCTATTATTACTAGTACATTTGTCCATATGTTAAAGATATATTTGTTTCCTGCAACACCCCGGTGGGCTTTAGTAGTGCTGATTCTTTCGGTTATTACTTATTGGGGGTCCAAGGATGCTAGGGTTTTAGGCCGGGTCAATGAACTGATGTTTTATGAAGCAATTATTGTATTCCTGTCTTTAGTACTGGCTTTTCCCAATATTGATCTTACCTTTTACCAACCTATAGGCCATGCCGGGATCAGTAATATTTTAATAGCAGCCTCAAAGACAATATTTGCCTATACTGGTATGGAGTTGTTATTGGTGTTTTACCACATGGTACAAAATAAAAAAGAAACTGTTAAAGCAGGGTTAACTGCCATTACTATAGTTTTGTTCATCTATTTAGGGATAACTATTACTGCCTTGGGGGTCTTTGGACCCTTTGTCATAGGTAAGGTTCGCTTTAGTTTGATGGTTTTATTAAAAACCTATACTGCACCGTTGATTGAGAGGACAGAGTTCTTTTTCGTTATTTTTTATGTTTTTGTAGCCTTTCGACCTATAGGTAACTATTATTTTGCCAGTCGCTATACAGCGGAAAAAATGCTGGGCCTTAATGCCCCTGGTCTTATAACAATAGTTATTTTCCCTATTGCTTTAGCAGTAGCTTCGTATCCGGATAGTTTTGAACAGACAGTGGCCATTAGCTCGCAAATAGGTATAGTGGGACTGGTTTTCTTAATAATTGTTCCTTTGTTATTATGGTTTATCTCTTTAATAAGGGGAATAGATGGTGAAAAAGATCAAACCTAAAGCTGTTTTACTGCTTTTGTTATTGATAACTGTACTTACAACTGGCTGCTGGGATGCTGCTGATGTAAAGGATATAGTGATCCCCTTTATAGCCGGATTTGATTATGAAAAAATAAAGGGCCAGGGTAAATTTTATCTATATATAAACAACCCTGTTGTAGGAGAGGCCAGGGAAAAGTCCGATGTACTGGTGGCAGAAGGGGAAACAGTGGGGGACACCCGGGTTGACCGGGGTAACAAGTCTGCCCGCAGTATATCTGTGGGGGATTTGAAGGGTTTTTTATTTGGTAAAGAACTTGCCAGCCGGGGCTTGGAGGAAACATTTGATATATTATATCGCAACCCAAGGATCAGTAAGACCCCTAATTTAGCTGTTGTGGATGGTATGGCTAAGGATATATTTTATCTTAAGCCAAAGAATTTTCAGACTGTAGGCGAAAATGTACTTGATATGTTTAAAAATTCATCTAAAAATAACTTTATCCCGGACGAGACCATACATAATTTTAGAATTAATGCCCTTACTCCTGGTTTTAATCCGGTGTTACCGGTACTTAGTATTCATGGGCAGGACAAGATAAAAATATCCGGAGCAGCTTTATTTAAAAAGTATAAGATGGTGGCTATGATTAATGCCGAGGATATGCGAGTATTAACCTGGCTAAGGGGCGAGGAAAAAAAAGGGGATATATTGTTTGAACTTACAGATAAGCAGGGGGGAGTAAAAAAAATAGCCTTTGAAGGGGGAAATAAACGCTCTGTTAAAGCAAAGCTGGAAAATGGACAACCTGTCTTTGAAGTAGAAATTAAGCTAAAAGGAATGGTGGCGGAAGCTTTAGGAGATTTTCGGTTTGCCGGTGAAGAAAAAAATGTAGAACTAGCTGAAAAAGCCCTGGAAGAACAGGTTAAAAGGCAGTGCGAAAGTTTCATTGAAGATTTACAGTATAAATACAGAGTAGATGCAATTTTGTTGGGTAAATATGCCAGAATATACTGGCCAGAATTGGTGGAGAAACAGGATTGGGACGAGGTATTTTGTAACAGTGAAATTAGGGTAAAGGTTAAGGTGGTTATTCAAGGCAGCGGCGAAGTGGCCTAAAAAGGATGTAAACAGAATGAAAAGTAAGATACTAATATTACGTTTATTACTATGCTTGCTGGTGCTTACTGGTTGTAGTAAAAATATCAACCCGGAGCCAGTTAAAAAAATAAGCCAGAAAGATAGTATTAGGAAGGATAAACAAAACCTTCCTGATGATACCGGGGCCAGGTCCAAAGTTAAGAAAGGAAGTATTAAGATAGGTAGGTTAGAGCGGGAGGTTGAGCTAAAATTGTTGGACGGGTCTCCCTTCTCCTTTTATACCTATATCCCCGGTGATATGGATGTGGAAAGAGTTAGACTAGGCGAGACAGTTTTGATATAATCGCTAACTTTGGAGGTATAAAACGTAAAGACGCC
This genomic interval from Desulforamulus reducens MI-1 contains the following:
- a CDS encoding methionine ABC transporter permease; its protein translation is MSNEIFSHLSSLSPEIIKATWDTFYMTMVSVILSSVLGIPLGVILVITDKGHIKENLALNRVLGSIINIFRSFPFIILLLALVPFTRLVVGTTIGTTAAIVPLTVASAPFVARMIETSLKEVSWGVVEASLAMGASTWQIIRKVLLPEALPGIILGTTITAIAVIGYSAMAGVVGGGGLGDLAIRYGYMRFDAVVMVTTVVILIIMVQIIQSLGNIFADKFNKN
- a CDS encoding MetQ/NlpA family ABC transporter substrate-binding protein, producing MKKKFAFLVACLLTLSLVLAGCGGETKEKTEAPGKDAKILKVGATPVPHAEILKVVKPILEKDGIQLEIVEFNDYVQPNLALNDKQLDANYFQHLPYLEDFNKQKGLELSYTAKIHFEPMGLFSRNVKAVSDFKEGDKIGIPNDPTNGGRALAVLEKAGLLKLKEGVGINATVRDIVEKKVEVIELEAAQLPRSVDDLAGAVINGNFAVQAKFVPTDALVAEDAKSEAADTFGNILAIRKGDENREEIKKLTEALKSAEVKKFIEDTYKGAVVATF
- a CDS encoding RNA polymerase sporulation sigma factor SigK; protein product: MITGIVTLLALTILNGIAILVSYISSGSLPDPLSPEEERELLLKMATGDKLAKTILIERNLRLVAKIANKLKDSGVDKQDLFQVGVIGLIKGVDTFDIKKARKFSTYAGVCIQNEMLMMLRKQKSERNTISISEPLDFDKDGSPLELQDTLANNEIPVDELVEKSLDVERLEKALQTLNPREKIVIKLRYGLEGERELTQREVGKRLDISRSFISRIESSTINKLCREMSHS
- a CDS encoding DsbA family oxidoreductase codes for the protein MGKGIVEKLSREYPLDITWVGYELRPERAAEGEKLSNILPGADLKQVFAHYNQAALEYGISINQVDFLPNTHMALMATEFAKDLDMFEEFHSLVFKSFFTEGRDIGNSKVVVDLLVSLNVPREKAAAILNDPVYSDRVKKNRNDAVNFVAGLPTFIIENKKKIVGAQPLNVFRNILDSYH
- a CDS encoding DUF47 domain-containing protein, whose amino-acid sequence is MFFKKTDIFFETFKAIAENITRAAEDFSAEIHNPSSDKRGLTNLQNYEKTGDRYTHTIIKELNKTFVTPLEREDIMNLAVKLDDILDGIEATMIRMDIYDIKDMNIFIKRNTEIILEQCQEVEKSIGKLVTKRFLEIRTHAVRINELENEADHLFNNSLRELVASCNDAIQFIKYKQIYEMLEEVTDACEDVANILESILMRNS
- a CDS encoding inorganic phosphate transporter produces the protein MEQQIVIIAVVVLALSFDFINGFHDTANAIATSISTKALKPRTAIVLAACMNLLGALTFTGVAKTVGGKVANPANIEHGVYVVAAALIAAIIWNLITWYYGIPSSSSHALIGSLAGSVIAAAGFTAVNFKGFLTIIEGLILSPLLAFTVGYIIMSIIRMIFANVSPHKLNSNFRFLQVFTAAFQAFSHGTNDAQKTMGIITFALVAGGFQESLDVALWVKVSAAMAMALGTSVGGWRIIKTVGSKIIKFEPASGFASDLTSALVITGATLIKLPVSTTHVISSAIMGVGSAKRFSSVQWGTAVTMVSAWIITLPITMILASLTFIIVRALLL
- a CDS encoding DUF438 domain-containing protein, which codes for MSEYLGNKEAKQQMLKTIIKDLHQGKDFNQVKADFQNLIKDIDASEIANMEQALIGEGMNPEEITKLCDVHAAVFRDALEENEKPNLILGHPMYTIKHENEEIKKALEELDNYFSSNQMDAFKDRLSFFRDNLDRHYSKKENILFPYLERHNITGPPSVMWSVDDEIRDMGKILLTRVKEGDAGAIKTAYETMKNKISEMIFKEENILTPMLLETLTEEEWAEIKQEDEEFGVVFSKPHGNFWQPKAVTTKNISFEPTGEALSLDTGFLTLEQINTILTNIPIDITFVDKDDTVRYFSQGRERIFVRTKSIIGRKVQNCHPPDSVHMVEKILSDFKHGKHSTAEFWLELAEKFIHIRYFALRDEQGHYVGTMEVSQDVTGIRSLEGERRLLQYED